One Mycolicibacterium pulveris genomic region harbors:
- a CDS encoding virulence factor Mce family protein, which produces MIDRLTRIQLGIFVIVTVLTVSAISIFYLKVPAALGFGTYRVTADFVAAGGLYENANVTYRGVTIGRVESVGLSDDSVVAHMRLNSNTPVPDNVTATVKSVSAVGEQYVDLVPPDDASPEKLRDGANIDVSRTAVGQDIAGLLEEAQNLVASIDDSRVQDLLRETFKAFNGSGPELARLIQSSRLLIDEANANYGQVNQLIDQAGPFLDAQIRSGDDIRSLADGLARLTTELANADPQLRSTLQTVPGATAEANELFSGIRPSFPILAANLANFGRIGVIYRDSIEHALVVFPALMAALLTVGGGVPADEGGKLDFKIHLQDPPPCLTGFIPPSQMRSPADDTLRELPKDLYCKTPHNDPAVVRGARNYPCQEFPGKRAPTVQLCRDPQGYVPIGNNPWRGPPVPLGTPMDTREDDTTEIGRNILPPNKFPYIPPQVDPDPGPPAVQLPPGVPPGPGPAPHAPFPLPIPPNEVQPTLPPAWPFFAPPDHVVPPYGRTPPPAAPPAPPPPAGDVYTPPAPDGPPLPAEVPMASGAQFTTYDADGKFVDPAGGTGVLADATDKLAPAENWVDLMLAPRQA; this is translated from the coding sequence ATGATCGACAGGCTGACCCGAATCCAACTCGGGATCTTCGTGATCGTCACGGTGCTGACGGTCAGCGCGATATCGATCTTCTACCTGAAGGTACCGGCCGCACTCGGATTCGGCACCTACAGGGTGACCGCGGATTTCGTTGCGGCGGGCGGGCTTTACGAAAACGCCAACGTCACCTACCGAGGCGTGACCATCGGCCGGGTGGAGTCGGTCGGGCTGTCTGACGACAGCGTCGTGGCCCACATGCGGCTCAACAGCAACACACCGGTGCCCGACAACGTCACCGCGACCGTCAAGAGTGTCTCGGCCGTCGGCGAGCAGTATGTCGACCTGGTGCCTCCCGACGACGCGTCGCCGGAGAAGCTGCGCGACGGCGCCAACATCGACGTCTCGCGCACCGCCGTCGGCCAGGACATCGCCGGACTGCTGGAGGAAGCCCAGAACCTGGTCGCCAGCATCGACGACAGCAGGGTGCAGGACCTGCTGCGCGAAACCTTCAAGGCGTTCAACGGGTCCGGGCCGGAACTGGCCAGGCTGATCCAGTCGTCGCGGCTGCTGATCGACGAGGCCAACGCCAACTACGGGCAGGTCAACCAGCTCATCGACCAAGCCGGACCGTTCCTCGACGCGCAGATCCGCAGCGGCGACGACATCCGCTCGCTCGCCGACGGGCTGGCCCGGCTCACCACCGAGCTCGCCAACGCCGATCCGCAGCTGCGCAGCACGCTGCAGACGGTGCCCGGCGCCACCGCCGAGGCCAACGAACTGTTCAGCGGCATTCGGCCGTCGTTCCCGATTCTGGCGGCCAACCTCGCGAACTTCGGCCGCATCGGGGTGATCTACCGCGACTCGATCGAGCACGCCCTTGTGGTGTTTCCCGCGCTGATGGCGGCCCTGCTGACCGTCGGCGGCGGGGTGCCCGCCGACGAGGGCGGCAAGCTCGACTTCAAGATCCACCTGCAGGACCCGCCGCCGTGCCTGACCGGGTTCATCCCACCGTCGCAGATGCGTTCACCGGCCGACGATACGCTGCGCGAGCTGCCGAAGGACCTGTACTGCAAGACCCCGCACAACGATCCGGCCGTGGTGCGGGGCGCGCGCAACTACCCCTGCCAGGAGTTCCCGGGCAAACGCGCGCCCACGGTCCAGCTGTGCCGCGACCCGCAGGGGTACGTCCCGATCGGCAACAACCCGTGGCGGGGGCCGCCGGTTCCGCTCGGCACACCGATGGACACGCGCGAGGACGACACCACCGAAATCGGGCGAAACATTCTGCCGCCCAACAAGTTCCCGTACATCCCGCCGCAGGTCGATCCGGATCCGGGTCCGCCGGCGGTGCAGCTGCCGCCCGGTGTTCCGCCCGGCCCGGGACCCGCGCCCCACGCGCCGTTCCCGCTGCCGATACCGCCGAACGAGGTGCAACCCACGCTGCCGCCGGCGTGGCCGTTCTTCGCCCCGCCGGATCACGTCGTGCCGCCCTACGGCAGGACGCCGCCGCCGGCGGCGCCACCCGCGCCCCCGCCGCCGGCCGGGGATGTGTACACCCCGCCCGCTCCCGACGGGCCGCCGCTGCCCGCGGAGGTGCCGATGGCCTCCGGTGCGCAGTTCACCACCTACGACGCCGACGGCAAGTTCGTCGACCCGGCCGGGGGAACTGGCGTGCTCGCGGACGCAACTGACAAACTGGCGCCAGCAGAGAACTGGGTTGATCTGATGTTGGCTCCAAGGCAGGCGTAA
- a CDS encoding enoyl-CoA hydratase, whose amino-acid sequence MASPDLTSTQSAGGDAPRQVEYETLDDGQIARIWLNRPDAQNAQSRTLLVQLDEAFGRAEADDQVRVVILAARGKNFSAGHDLGSEEAMLERQPGPDQHPTFRELGATRPAIAERTYLQEWHFFFENTRRWRDLRKITIAQVQGNAISAGLMLVWACDLIVAADDAKFSDVVAVRMGMPGVEYYAHPWEFGARKAKELLLTGDSLDADEAYRLGMVSKVFPRGELEDKTLQFARRIAERPTMAALLVKDSVNAAADAMGFTEALRHAFHIHELGHAHWAAHNENRYPVGLPPNVPDWRTLGAPKPARRDEP is encoded by the coding sequence GTGGCAAGCCCTGATCTGACAAGCACGCAATCGGCCGGGGGCGACGCGCCCCGCCAGGTCGAGTACGAAACCCTGGACGACGGCCAGATCGCCCGCATCTGGCTGAACCGGCCCGACGCGCAGAACGCCCAGTCGCGCACCCTGTTGGTGCAGCTGGACGAGGCTTTCGGCCGCGCAGAGGCCGATGACCAGGTGCGGGTCGTGATCTTGGCCGCGCGCGGCAAGAACTTCTCCGCCGGCCACGATCTCGGCTCTGAGGAGGCGATGCTCGAGCGCCAACCGGGACCCGATCAGCATCCGACTTTTCGGGAGCTCGGTGCCACCCGCCCGGCGATCGCCGAACGGACGTATCTGCAGGAGTGGCACTTCTTCTTCGAAAACACCCGCCGCTGGCGGGATTTGCGCAAGATCACCATCGCGCAGGTGCAAGGCAATGCGATCTCGGCGGGTCTGATGCTGGTGTGGGCGTGCGATCTGATCGTGGCCGCCGACGACGCGAAGTTCAGCGATGTGGTGGCTGTTCGGATGGGCATGCCCGGTGTCGAATACTATGCCCACCCTTGGGAGTTCGGAGCGCGTAAGGCCAAAGAGCTTCTCCTCACCGGTGATTCGCTCGATGCCGACGAAGCCTATCGGCTGGGCATGGTGTCGAAGGTGTTCCCACGGGGCGAGCTAGAGGACAAGACCCTGCAGTTCGCGCGGCGTATCGCCGAGCGGCCGACGATGGCGGCGCTGCTGGTCAAGGATTCGGTCAACGCGGCAGCCGACGCGATGGGGTTCACCGAAGCCCTGCGGCATGCATTCCACATCCACGAACTCGGGCACGCCCACTGGGCGGCGCACAACGAGAACCGCTATCCGGTCGGGCTGCCGCCCAACGTCCCGGACTGGCGCACGCTGGGGGCGCCGAAGCCCGCCCGCCGCGACGAGCCGTGA
- a CDS encoding mammalian cell entry protein: MRRLVGALCALLAVAFVTLAGVGAAMYWNRVQLRGEQAARAELAPLAEKQIPQVFGYDYQTVERSLNEVYPMLTPAYRQEFQDRATNDIIPQARERQLVSQANVVGVGVMTAQRTSASVMVFMNRTITDKSKEPMYDGSRLRVDYQKIDGKWLIEYITPI, from the coding sequence ATGCGCAGGCTCGTCGGTGCGCTGTGTGCGCTGTTGGCGGTCGCGTTCGTGACGCTCGCCGGGGTGGGGGCGGCGATGTACTGGAACCGGGTGCAGTTGCGCGGTGAACAAGCCGCCCGCGCCGAACTGGCGCCGTTGGCGGAGAAGCAGATTCCGCAGGTCTTCGGCTATGACTATCAGACCGTGGAGCGCAGCCTCAACGAGGTCTACCCGATGCTGACCCCGGCCTACCGCCAGGAGTTCCAGGACCGGGCCACCAACGACATCATTCCGCAGGCCCGGGAACGGCAACTGGTCAGCCAGGCCAACGTGGTCGGGGTGGGAGTCATGACGGCACAACGGACTTCGGCGTCGGTGATGGTGTTCATGAACCGCACGATCACCGACAAGTCCAAGGAACCGATGTACGACGGCAGCCGGTTACGCGTCGATTACCAGAAGATCGACGGTAAGTGGCTGATCGAGTACATCACCCCGATTTAG
- a CDS encoding (2Fe-2S)-binding protein translates to MHELPVEMTVNGRPYRAVVEPRLTLADFLREKCGLTGTHLGCEHGACGACTVLVDGAAVRSCLMFAVQAEDTEVTTVEGIAGPDGELSPVQAALRECHGLQCGFCTPGFVTSITALLRDNPKPTDEEIREGLSGNFCRCTGYQGIINAVHRAAEMS, encoded by the coding sequence ATGCATGAGCTGCCGGTCGAGATGACCGTCAACGGCCGCCCCTACCGCGCGGTGGTCGAACCACGCCTGACGCTCGCGGACTTCCTCCGTGAGAAGTGCGGCCTGACAGGGACGCATCTCGGCTGCGAGCACGGCGCGTGCGGGGCGTGCACGGTGCTTGTCGATGGCGCGGCGGTGCGCTCGTGCCTGATGTTCGCGGTCCAGGCCGAGGACACCGAGGTGACCACCGTCGAGGGCATCGCTGGCCCCGACGGTGAGCTGTCGCCCGTACAGGCGGCCCTGCGCGAATGCCATGGGCTGCAATGTGGTTTCTGCACTCCGGGATTCGTCACGAGCATCACCGCGCTGCTGCGGGACAACCCCAAGCCCACCGACGAGGAGATCCGCGAAGGGTTGTCGGGCAACTTCTGTCGCTGCACCGGCTACCAGGGCATCATCAACGCCGTGCACCGCGCGGCGGAGATGAGCTGA
- a CDS encoding MCE family protein: MIRRVLAVSSLAALVAGCQFGGLNSLNMPGTAGHGAGSYKVTVELPDVATLPQNSPVMVDDVTVGSVSGIDAVQRSDGTFFAAVQLSLDRNVDLPANATVRVAQTSLLGSQHIELAEPVDEPPVGKLANGDNIPIDRAGRYPTTEEVLSSLGVVVNKGNLGALQDITEETYAAVANRQGSFEHLVPRLAELTGFLDRQTADIIAAAEGLDRFAGILARSKDSLGRTLDSLPEALTVLNNNRANIVDAFGALRSFATVAARILQQTKDDFAANFKDLYPIIKVLNDNVDFLIKDLEFLPTFPFHYKYLRNAVRGDYLNVYTTFDLTLRRVGESVFTTSWGLDPNMKRMHELITPPEFLTGALANLSGQAADPFKIPPGTATQHEGAP, from the coding sequence ATGATCCGCAGGGTGTTGGCAGTCTCCTCGCTGGCCGCGTTGGTGGCCGGCTGTCAGTTCGGCGGGCTGAACTCGCTGAACATGCCGGGGACCGCGGGCCACGGCGCGGGTTCCTACAAGGTCACCGTCGAGTTGCCGGACGTGGCGACGCTGCCGCAGAACTCCCCGGTGATGGTCGACGACGTCACCGTGGGCAGCGTGTCGGGCATCGACGCCGTGCAGCGCTCCGACGGCACGTTCTTCGCCGCCGTGCAGCTGTCCCTGGACCGCAACGTCGACCTGCCCGCCAACGCGACCGTGCGGGTGGCGCAGACCTCGCTGCTGGGCTCACAGCACATCGAGTTGGCCGAACCGGTCGACGAACCCCCGGTCGGCAAGTTGGCCAACGGCGACAACATCCCGATCGACCGCGCCGGTCGCTATCCCACCACCGAAGAAGTGCTGTCCTCGCTGGGCGTCGTGGTGAACAAGGGCAATCTCGGTGCGCTGCAAGACATCACCGAGGAGACCTATGCCGCGGTGGCCAACCGGCAGGGCAGCTTCGAGCATCTGGTACCGCGGCTGGCCGAGTTGACCGGCTTCTTGGACCGCCAGACCGCCGACATCATCGCCGCCGCCGAGGGGCTCGACCGATTCGCGGGCATTCTGGCGCGCAGCAAGGACAGCCTCGGCCGCACCCTCGACAGCCTTCCCGAGGCGCTGACGGTACTGAACAACAACCGCGCCAACATCGTCGACGCGTTCGGTGCGCTGCGGAGTTTCGCGACCGTCGCCGCGCGCATCCTGCAGCAGACCAAGGACGATTTCGCCGCCAACTTCAAGGATCTGTACCCGATCATCAAGGTGCTCAACGACAACGTCGACTTCCTCATCAAGGATCTGGAGTTTCTGCCGACGTTCCCGTTCCACTACAAGTACCTGCGCAACGCGGTCCGTGGGGACTACCTCAACGTCTACACCACCTTCGACCTCACGTTGCGGCGCGTCGGAGAATCGGTGTTCACCACCTCGTGGGGGCTGGACCCGAACATGAAACGGATGCACGAGCTGATCACCCCGCCGGAGTTTCTCACCGGGGCGTTGGCGAACCTGTCCGGCCAAGCCGCTGACCCGTTCAAGATCCCGCCGGGGACGGCCACCCAGCACGAGGGGGCGCCGTAG
- a CDS encoding alpha,alpha-trehalose-phosphate synthase (UDP-forming) has product MSQGADAGNSDFVVVANRLPIDMERLPDGSTTFKRSPGGLVTALEPLLRRRRGAWIGWPGIPDAGEEPIEQDDMVLYPVNLSAHEVAEYYEGFSNATLWPLYHDVIVKPIYHRKWWDAYVEVNRRFAEAAAKAAAQNATVWVQDYQLQLVPKMLRSLRPDLTIGFFLHIPFPPVELFMQMPWRTQIVEGLLGADLVGFHLAGGAQNFLILARRLAGANTSRGSVGVRARFGEAELEDRIVRVGAFPISIDSTSLDKQARSKAIRRRARELRAELGNPRKILLGVDRLDYTKGIDVRLRAFSELLAENRVNREDTVLVQLATPSRERVESYIEMREDIERQVGHINGEYGEVGHPIVHYVHRPVPREELIAFFVVADVMLVTPLRDGMNLVAKEYVACRSDLGGALVLSEFTGAAAELRQAYLVNPHHLEGVKDAIEAALKQTPEEGRRRMRALRRQVLAHDVDRWARSFLDALAATKTTAPQRSDEAKSGSKSG; this is encoded by the coding sequence GTGAGCCAGGGGGCCGACGCGGGGAATTCTGACTTCGTCGTGGTGGCCAATCGGCTGCCGATCGACATGGAACGGCTGCCGGACGGCAGCACGACGTTCAAACGGAGTCCCGGCGGCCTGGTCACGGCCCTGGAGCCGTTGCTGCGCCGCCGCCGCGGTGCGTGGATCGGCTGGCCGGGCATCCCCGACGCCGGCGAGGAGCCGATCGAGCAGGACGACATGGTCCTGTATCCGGTCAACCTCTCCGCCCACGAGGTCGCCGAGTACTACGAGGGCTTTTCCAACGCGACGCTGTGGCCGCTCTACCACGACGTCATCGTCAAGCCCATCTACCACCGCAAATGGTGGGATGCCTACGTCGAGGTGAACAGGCGTTTCGCCGAGGCCGCCGCGAAGGCCGCCGCACAGAACGCGACCGTGTGGGTGCAGGACTACCAGCTGCAGCTGGTGCCGAAAATGCTGCGTTCGCTGCGTCCCGACCTCACCATCGGCTTCTTCCTGCACATTCCGTTCCCGCCGGTGGAGCTGTTCATGCAGATGCCGTGGCGGACCCAGATCGTCGAGGGCCTGCTCGGCGCCGACCTGGTCGGGTTCCATCTGGCCGGCGGCGCGCAGAACTTCTTGATCCTGGCCCGGCGTCTGGCCGGGGCGAACACATCACGCGGCTCGGTGGGCGTGCGGGCCCGTTTCGGTGAGGCCGAACTCGAGGACCGCATCGTGCGTGTCGGTGCATTTCCCATCTCGATCGATTCGACGTCGCTGGACAAGCAGGCCCGGTCCAAGGCCATCCGCAGGCGGGCCCGCGAACTGCGCGCCGAGCTGGGTAACCCGCGCAAGATCCTGCTGGGTGTCGATCGGCTGGACTACACCAAGGGCATCGATGTTCGGCTGCGGGCGTTTTCGGAGCTGCTCGCCGAGAACCGCGTCAACCGTGAGGACACCGTGCTGGTGCAGCTCGCGACGCCGAGCCGGGAGCGCGTCGAGAGCTACATCGAGATGCGCGAGGACATCGAGCGCCAGGTGGGGCACATCAACGGCGAATACGGTGAGGTCGGCCATCCGATCGTGCACTACGTGCACCGGCCGGTGCCCCGCGAGGAGCTGATCGCGTTCTTCGTCGTGGCCGATGTCATGTTGGTGACCCCGCTGCGTGACGGGATGAACCTGGTGGCCAAGGAGTATGTCGCGTGTCGCAGCGATCTGGGCGGGGCGCTGGTGCTGAGCGAATTCACCGGCGCCGCAGCCGAACTGCGTCAGGCCTATCTGGTCAATCCGCACCATCTCGAGGGTGTCAAGGACGCGATCGAAGCCGCGCTGAAACAGACTCCCGAGGAGGGTAGACGGCGGATGCGGGCGCTGCGCAGGCAGGTGCTTGCCCACGACGTCGACCGGTGGGCGCGGTCGTTCCTCGACGCGCTGGCCGCCACGAAGACCACCGCCCCGCAGCGGTCTGACGAGGCTAAATCGGGGTCTAAATCGGGGTGA
- a CDS encoding FAD binding domain-containing protein codes for MKPAPFAYHRADSVKEAVDMLAEFGDDAKVLAGGQSLVPMLAMRLTHFENLIDISRIDELRSIDLVDGAVRIAAGTPHAYVGMDDEVAESVPLLSLATPHIGHFQIRTRGTLGGAIAHADPAAEYAAVALALDAKMDAVSSRGSRKIVAKDFFTGLWETSLQPDEILTAVHFPVWGTRSGFAVEEFVRRHGDFAIAGATVAVELDDDDRVTRCGIGLLGLGSTPLRGTPAEQAVTGRPVGEVSAEEVGELALSGLEDIPSDLQGTAAYRAKVGATMVARAWSKATTEATNDA; via the coding sequence ATGAAGCCCGCCCCGTTCGCCTACCACCGCGCCGACTCGGTGAAGGAGGCGGTGGACATGCTCGCCGAGTTCGGCGACGACGCCAAAGTGCTTGCGGGGGGCCAGAGTCTGGTGCCGATGCTGGCGATGCGGCTCACCCACTTCGAGAACCTCATCGACATCTCCCGGATCGACGAGCTGCGCAGCATCGATCTGGTCGACGGCGCGGTGCGGATCGCCGCGGGCACACCGCATGCCTATGTCGGCATGGATGACGAGGTGGCCGAATCGGTTCCACTGCTGTCGCTGGCCACACCGCACATCGGTCACTTCCAGATCCGGACCAGGGGGACGCTCGGCGGCGCGATCGCGCACGCCGATCCCGCCGCCGAGTACGCGGCGGTGGCGCTGGCGCTCGACGCCAAAATGGACGCGGTGTCGTCGCGCGGATCCCGCAAGATCGTCGCGAAGGACTTCTTCACCGGGCTGTGGGAGACGTCGCTGCAGCCCGACGAGATCCTGACCGCCGTGCACTTCCCCGTCTGGGGCACCCGGTCCGGTTTCGCCGTGGAGGAGTTCGTGCGCAGGCACGGCGATTTCGCGATCGCCGGCGCAACCGTCGCAGTCGAACTGGACGACGATGACCGGGTGACCCGCTGCGGCATCGGGCTTTTGGGCCTCGGCTCCACCCCGCTGCGCGGCACGCCCGCCGAACAGGCCGTCACCGGCCGCCCGGTCGGTGAGGTCAGCGCCGAGGAGGTCGGCGAGCTCGCCCTGTCCGGGCTCGAGGACATCCCGTCGGACCTGCAGGGGACGGCGGCATACCGAGCCAAAGTCGGCGCCACGATGGTGGCGCGCGCCTGGTCGAAAGCCACTACGGAGGCAACCAACGATGCATGA
- a CDS encoding MCE family protein, giving the protein MTSANPISERSRWLRVTLAALLVVSLAAGVYLVWPSRTGDKLTAYFSSAVGLYPGDDVRIVGVPVGTIDSIEPRAEDVKITMTLDHGIKVPADAKALIISPNLVAARFIQLTPAYTDGPELGDDAEIGLDRTAVPVEWDEVKEQLTALSSQLGPQPGSVQGPLTAFVNQAADTFDGNGDSFRQALRELSQTAGRLGDSRTDLFGTIRNLQVLVDALSNSNEQIVQFSNHVASVSQVLADSSADLDNTLGTLNQALGDVRGFLDDSNQALIDQVTKLTDFTSILTERSEDIEQILHITPNGLSNFYNIYNPAQGTVGGLLTLPNFANPVQFICGGTFEAGASTDNYKRTEICRQRMGPVFKRIAMNFPPLLFHPINSITAYKGQIIYDTPETEAKAKTPVPYLQWQPAPGVNPPQISADMDLSSLIVPPAPEGSAPSSSHAGGPEAAPAGPAAPAPQAAQPAQAGG; this is encoded by the coding sequence ATGACGTCCGCGAACCCGATCTCCGAGCGTAGCCGCTGGCTGCGGGTGACGCTGGCGGCCCTTTTGGTGGTGTCGCTGGCCGCCGGCGTGTATCTGGTCTGGCCGTCGCGCACCGGCGACAAGCTGACCGCGTACTTCAGCTCCGCGGTCGGCCTGTATCCCGGCGACGACGTGCGCATCGTCGGGGTGCCGGTGGGCACGATCGACTCGATCGAACCGCGTGCCGAGGACGTGAAGATCACGATGACCCTCGACCACGGCATCAAGGTGCCCGCCGACGCCAAAGCGCTCATCATCTCGCCGAACCTGGTGGCCGCCAGGTTCATTCAGCTCACACCCGCCTACACCGACGGCCCCGAACTCGGTGACGACGCCGAGATCGGCTTGGATCGCACCGCGGTGCCGGTGGAATGGGACGAGGTCAAAGAGCAGCTCACCGCGCTCAGTTCGCAGCTGGGGCCGCAACCGGGGTCGGTGCAGGGCCCGCTGACCGCGTTCGTGAACCAGGCGGCCGACACCTTCGACGGCAACGGTGACTCGTTCCGCCAAGCGCTGCGGGAGCTCTCGCAGACGGCGGGCCGGCTCGGTGACTCGCGCACCGACCTGTTCGGCACGATCCGCAACCTGCAGGTGCTCGTCGATGCGCTGTCCAACAGCAACGAGCAGATCGTGCAGTTCTCCAACCACGTCGCCTCGGTGTCGCAGGTGCTGGCGGACAGTTCGGCCGATCTGGACAACACGCTCGGCACGCTCAACCAGGCGCTGGGCGATGTGCGCGGATTCCTCGACGACTCCAACCAGGCGTTGATCGATCAGGTGACCAAACTGACCGACTTCACCAGCATCCTGACCGAGCGCAGTGAGGACATCGAGCAGATCCTGCACATCACGCCCAACGGCCTTTCGAACTTCTACAACATCTACAACCCCGCCCAGGGCACCGTCGGTGGTCTGCTCACCCTGCCGAACTTCGCCAACCCGGTGCAGTTCATCTGCGGCGGCACGTTCGAGGCCGGCGCCTCGACCGACAACTACAAGCGCACCGAGATCTGCCGCCAGCGCATGGGGCCGGTGTTCAAGCGCATCGCGATGAACTTCCCGCCGTTGTTGTTCCACCCGATCAACAGCATCACCGCCTACAAGGGCCAAATCATCTACGACACACCGGAAACCGAGGCCAAGGCCAAGACCCCGGTGCCGTATCTGCAATGGCAACCGGCGCCGGGCGTGAACCCGCCGCAGATCTCGGCCGACATGGACCTGAGCTCGCTGATCGTGCCACCGGCTCCTGAGGGCTCAGCACCGTCGTCGTCGCACGCGGGCGGACCCGAGGCCGCGCCCGCCGGTCCGGCAGCGCCCGCACCCCAAGCCGCACAACCCGCGCAGGCAGGTGGCTGA
- a CDS encoding SDR family oxidoreductase has translation MSLAGRTVLVTGGGSGIGKGVAAGVVAAGGNAMLVGRNADRLAAAAEELSGGDGPGAVRYEPADVTNEDEVARVVAATTAWTGRLNGVVHCAGGSETIGPITQIDSEAWRRTVDLNVNGSMYMLKHAAREMVRGGGGSFIGISSIAASNTHRWFGAYGVSKSAVDHLMMLAADELGPSWVRVNCIRPGLIRTELVEPIMSSPEISADYASCTPLPRVGEVEDIANAAVFLLSDAAGWITGQVINVDGGHGLRRGPNMSAMLEPVFGADGLRGVVS, from the coding sequence GTGTCATTGGCGGGGCGAACGGTACTGGTCACCGGTGGTGGCAGCGGGATCGGCAAGGGTGTGGCGGCCGGGGTGGTTGCCGCCGGCGGCAACGCGATGCTCGTCGGCCGCAATGCGGACCGGTTGGCCGCCGCGGCCGAGGAACTTTCGGGCGGCGACGGCCCGGGAGCGGTGCGTTACGAGCCCGCTGACGTCACCAACGAGGACGAGGTGGCCCGCGTCGTGGCGGCCACCACGGCATGGACCGGCCGGCTGAACGGCGTCGTGCACTGCGCGGGCGGCAGCGAAACGATCGGTCCCATCACCCAGATCGACTCCGAGGCGTGGCGGCGCACCGTGGACCTCAACGTCAACGGCAGCATGTACATGCTCAAACACGCGGCGCGCGAGATGGTGCGCGGTGGTGGCGGGTCGTTCATCGGCATCTCGTCGATCGCGGCCAGCAACACCCACCGGTGGTTCGGCGCCTACGGGGTGAGCAAGTCGGCCGTGGACCACCTGATGATGCTGGCGGCCGACGAGCTCGGGCCGTCGTGGGTGCGGGTCAACTGCATCCGTCCCGGCCTGATCCGCACCGAGTTGGTGGAGCCGATCATGAGCTCACCGGAGATCAGCGCCGACTACGCGTCGTGCACGCCGTTGCCGCGCGTCGGTGAGGTCGAGGACATCGCCAACGCCGCGGTGTTTTTGCTCAGCGATGCCGCCGGCTGGATCACCGGGCAGGTGATCAACGTCGACGGCGGTCACGGCCTGCGCCGCGGGCCGAACATGTCGGCAATGCTGGAGCCGGTCTTCGGCGCCGACGGCCTGCGCGGCGTGGTCTCCTGA
- a CDS encoding mammalian cell entry protein: MTEETASTERSPRPARRRRASRAAGPASGAATTTAVRVEAPPTIKVRLARQPGPPPKRPPNRLLVATIFAATAGVAVAVLIGLAAVLHVQQRDTEETFAREQRFVDTATQLVVNMFSYDQETIDESVDRFVNSTSGPLRAMMTEGNNTENLKMLFRETNASAEAVINGAALEKIDEIADNASVLVSARVTVTDIDGNNQPSQPYRLRVIVHEDGSGHMTAYDLKYPDGGN, from the coding sequence ATGACGGAAGAAACGGCTTCGACGGAACGCTCGCCGAGGCCCGCCAGGCGTCGGCGCGCGTCTCGCGCCGCGGGCCCGGCCAGCGGCGCCGCCACGACGACGGCCGTGCGGGTCGAGGCGCCACCGACGATCAAGGTGCGGTTGGCCCGGCAGCCCGGTCCGCCGCCCAAGCGGCCACCCAACCGCCTGTTGGTGGCCACCATCTTCGCCGCCACGGCCGGCGTGGCGGTGGCGGTACTGATCGGGTTGGCCGCCGTCCTGCACGTCCAGCAACGCGACACCGAAGAGACGTTCGCGCGAGAACAGCGGTTCGTCGACACCGCGACGCAGTTGGTCGTCAACATGTTCAGCTATGACCAGGAGACCATCGACGAAAGCGTCGACCGGTTCGTCAACAGCACCAGCGGACCGCTGCGGGCGATGATGACCGAGGGAAACAACACCGAGAACCTGAAGATGCTCTTTCGGGAGACCAACGCCAGCGCCGAGGCGGTGATCAACGGCGCGGCGCTGGAGAAGATCGACGAGATCGCCGACAACGCCTCTGTGCTCGTCTCCGCGCGGGTGACGGTGACCGATATCGACGGAAACAACCAGCCGTCGCAGCCGTATCGGTTGCGGGTGATCGTCCACGAAGACGGTAGCGGCCACATGACGGCCTACGACCTCAAGTACCCCGACGGGGGGAACTGA